Within Conexibacter woesei DSM 14684, the genomic segment CCGATCGACGCGGGCGACCCCGCGACCGCGACAGCGGCCGTCCTGGCGCCCGTGCGCGACGCGGCCACACGAGCCGGCCGGGAGGTCATCGCCGCCGCGCTCGGCGGCGACGGACGCGCGGCGCTCGACGCGCTCGGCGCCTTCCGGCTGCTCTGCGCGCACCGCCGCGGCCCCCACGGCGTCACGACGTGGATGCCGCTGGTCGAGGGCTGGCTCGCGGGCGACATCGCCGCCACCGGCACCTGGGCCCGCGACTATCCTGGTCGCCCGCTGCTGATCACCGCCAACGACTACGACCTCGACCTCTTCAACGGCGACACCGGCGTCGTCGTCGCCAGCCCCTCCGGCGGCCTCACCGCCGCATTCGAGCGACGCGGCGAGATCGTCGCCGTCCGCCCCGCCCGCCTGCGCGCCGTCGACACGGTCCACGCGATGACGATCCACAAGAGCCAGGGATCGCAGTTCGGCACCGCCGCCGTCGTGGTCCCGGCCGCCGACTCCCGCATCCTCACCCGCGAGCTGCTCTACACCGCCGTCACCCGCGCCCGCCGCCACCTCATCGTGATCGGCACCGAGGACGCGCTCCGCGCCGCCGTCCACCGCCCCGCAGCCCGCGCCTCCGGCCTCAGCGGTCGTCTGGGCGCCTCCGTCGTGTCGCAACCCTTCGGATGACGCGGGTTCGCGGTCCGGCGCCCGGCGACGTTGAATCACAGCGCGACTGTGACCGGGTGATGGGTGCGCGCGGCGGCATATCGGTCGCACGCGGACCTCTCTTTGTATGCTGGATTTCTGTTTAACGATCCGGTGGCGGGGAGCTGCCGATCGATCATCTATCGAGGAGGAGGGGGCATGAGCTTCATGAAGCAAGGCCTTGTCGCCGTTGGACTCATCGCGGCGTGTGTCGGCCTGACGTCGGGGACTGCGGCCGCATCGATCAGCCCTGATCCATACAGCTCCACAACCGACACCGGCAGACTCGCAATAAATTCCGTCCTTCTGGCGGGAACATGCAGACTCAGCAACGTGGCCGCTTCGGCGATCGGAGGCCTAGCCGGAGGCGCGAGAGGACTGATCACGGGGTACACGATCAGCGGCTGCAGCGGTCAGATACAGAGAGCCCAGACGCTAACGACATCGAGAAACCCGATCACTGTCGTGCTGCTAGCGGGATCGACGGGACTCAGCAACATCACGATCCTATTCACAACACCGTTCGGCGAATGCCTATACGCAGGCACGCTGTCTGGGACATGGTCAACCCCGACGAGAACGATCGCGGCGTCGAACCTGAGACTCGGGCTCTTCGTCATGCTAAGAGGCTTGTGCGACAGCTTCCTTGATGTGGACGCAACGATCGGACCAATCGGCGCCACGATAAGCAACCCCTAGTCGACGACTCGTCGAGGCGGCTCGTGCGGCGCGCCGCACGAGCCGCCCGCCAGTGCGACTGCGCGCCCGGCGTGCGCGGGAAGGCCGACCTCCTTCGCGAGACGCTGAAGATGTGGCTGGACGATCTCGGCGAGTTCGAGCCTCGCCAGTGCGCTACCGTTCTCTTCAATGCACCCGATTCGCGTGGCGGACGCCGCGTGGGTGTTCGCCGCCACCACCGAACCGAGCAAGGTCCCGTTCTACATCGCCGGCGCTCTGTTGGCGTGCTGGGCCTTCGGCGTCGCTGCCGCCGGGATCGCGCGCCCAGACCTCGCGCGCTCGGCACGTGCGGGCCGGCTCGTCATCTTGACGAGCGCCATCCTCGCCGCGGCCACGGTCACGACAGCGGTGATCACGGCGGGCGCGCCGACCGAGGAACATGACGCGCAGACCGCGGCCACGCAGACCAACACGCTGCGGATCGCTGCCGATCCGACGGGTGATTCGGCCTACGACCGGACCACGGCGACCGTCAGCGCCGGCCAGCTCACCGTCCGGTTTGCGAACGACTCGCCCGTCCCGCACAACGTGACGATCGCGCGAGGCGCGAGGGTCGTCGCGGCGACGAGCACGATCCACGACGGCAGAACCACCGCGACCGCCGATCTGCCAGCGGGCGACTACGTCTTCTACTGCTCCGTCGACGGCCACCGCCAAGCCGGGATGCGCGGCACCCTGACCGCGCGCTGAGCGGTCTCGCGTTGATGCCACGGCGGCATCCGGGAGAATCCCGTCGCATGTTCAGGACCGACCCCGAACACGCGCCGGCACCGACGCAGGACCGGACCGTCATACACAGCAGAACGCCGGAGTCGCGCGCGGCGTACGCGGAGATCCGTCGTGCGTGGGAGATCCTCGGTCGGCTCAACGCGCTGCCGCCGGGCGACTTCGACGCCATGCGCGCGCTCCTCGGCGAGCTGACCGGTCAGGAGCTCGACCCGTCGGTTCGCGTGCTGCCGCCGTTCCACACCGACGGCGGCCGCAACCTCCGATTCGGCCGCAACGTGTTCGTCAACCACGGCTGCACCGCGATGGACCTCGGGGGCATCGACATCGGCGACGACGTGATGATCGGACCGAACGTCCATCTGATCAGCTCCGGCCACCCGCTCGACCCGGCGACCCGCCGTTCGCAGATCACGACCGCACCCGTCCGCGTCGGCCGCGGCGTGTGGATCGCCGCGGGCGCGATGGTCCTGCAGGGCGTCACCATCGGCGACGACGCCGTGGTGGCCGCAGGCGCCGTCGTCACGAAGAGCGTCCCACCGCGCACGCTGGTCGCCGGCGTCCCGGCCCGGGCGATCCGCGCGCTCTGACCCCTGACGCTCACTAGCGCTTCAGGACCGTCGGGACGCTGCGGGCGGTCGCGGTCCCGGCGGTGACGGTCAGCAGGTACGTGCCCGGGCGCAGGCGGGCGCGCACCGCCCGCAGGAGCGTGACGGCGTTCGCGCCCGCGCGGCCGGGCACGCTGCGGCGATCGACGACGGAGAAGCTCCCGTGCGGGCGACTGCCCGCGGTCGTCCGTGGGCAGCGCCTCGGCGCCCCGTCGCCACGGCGGCGTTCGAGCACGAGCCGCACGTCGCCCGCCGCGGCGAGCTGGAAGCGCACCGCGATCCGTCTCGGCAGCCGGCCGGCGCGCACGCAGCGCGGTGCGAGCACGAGCGCGTCGATCCGCTGCGTCCTGTGTTGGACGGCGCGTCGCTCACCGCGCCGCTGGGTCCGGGATCAGGATCGGGATCAGGGTGGCGTCGTGCTCAGGCGTCGAGCGTCGCTTGCGCGGCCGCTGCGAGTGCGTCGCGGTCGACGCCGGCGGCGCGCAGGGCGCGCGGGGTCACGCCCTCGGTCAGCTCGGTCGCGGCGAGCACGACGTGGGCGCCGAGCAGGTGTCCCGGTCTCGACAGCTCGCTCGCGCGCTGGAACGCGGCCTGGCAGGTCGCGCCGGTGCGCATCGGGCCGCTCGCGTCCGGGCGCGACGCGACCGGCAGCGTCTGCTCGTCGGGCGGCTCGATTCCGATCCCTCGGAGCGCGTCGGCGTGGACGGCGGCGATCGCCTGGCGCAGCGCGTCGGGGTCGCTCCCGGCGCGCTCGAACGCCTGGCGCGCGGTGCCATCGGGCAGCGCGAGCGCGGAGAGCAGCAGGTGCTCGGCGCCGGCGCGGTCCTCACCCTCAGCCTGCGCCTCGCGCTCGGCACCCTCGAGCAGCGCGCGGATCGTGCGCATGTCCTTGAGCGGGTTCTTCAGCTTCACGACGGTCTCCTCGATCTGAACGGCGGGGTGTGTCTGGCGTGGCGCTTGTGGGCGGCCTGCCGCGATACGCCGAGCGCCTGCGCGATCCGCTCCCACGTCCAGCCATCCGCGAGCGCGCGTGCGACCGTCGCGCGTTCGAGCCGGTCGGCCAGGCGGCGCAGCGCGACGACGGCGGCGAACGCGTCGTCGACGTGCTCGGGCGGTGGGATGCGGTACGGGTCAGGCATCTGTCAAAAATAGTTGACAGATGCCCGCGCTGTCAACCTCGGTTGACAGCGCGGCGTGCGGAGCGACACCGAGATAAGGTGCGACGATCATGAGCACGCCTTCGCCCTTCCACGCCGCAGCGCGCCGCCTCGCGACCGTCGGCGCCGTCACCCTCCTGGCCGCGGCGACGCCGCTCGCCGTCGCACCGTCAGCCGGTGCCGCCGGCGCCGCACCGCAGGTCCTCAGATGCACCAGACTCAGCGGCAGCGCCCAGAAGCGATGCAGAGCACAGAACGCCGCGAACAGAGCGCTCTTCACGCAGCTCAAGAACACACGGCTCGTGGGCACCCGCGGCGACGACGAGGCCGTCGACTGGCTGTTCTGCGCCAACGGCAGATACGAGCTGCGAACCGGGAGCGGCAGCGTCGGCGTCTCCAGAGGCAGCCGCTGGACCGTCGAGGACGCGAGAGCGAGACAGGGCAACCGCTGGCTCGAAGGCGTCGTCAGCGCTCCGGGCGGGCTCGAGGTCGGCGTCCTGCGGCGCGGCTCCCAGTGGCAGGTGGCGGTCGCCAGCCTCGGCCGCATGCTCTACCCGGGCGACGTCCAGAAGACGCCGGCCGGCGCGGCCTGCGGGTAGACCCGGCAAATCGCCACACCGTTTCTTGCACCGGTTTTACGTGGGGCAGTTTGAGGCCCCTATGGGGACCCAAATTACCTCACGTAAAACCGGTTCATTGGTGTGGGCGTACCGCCTCGACGGGTCCGACGACGGCGAAGCGGCCCGGCTGGCGCAGTCGCCCGACGATCTCCGCGGCGTACCAGCCGCCCGGCCCGTAGACGTGGTTCGCAACGACGTCGTGCCCGCGCCGCAGCAGCTCGGCGCAGACGACGGAGCCGACGAAGCCGCTCGCGCCGGTGACGAGGAGACGCATCGCGCCCGATCCTCCCGCTCGCGGTGCATCGCTGTCAAACCGCAGCCACCGCCGGTTCAGGGTCGGGATCAGTAGCGCTACGCGTTGCGCTCGGCGGCCGCCTGCCCCCGAATGGAGGGCTTGTGCTGACCCTGCTCGGAGAAGGACGGAACGTGGTGCTCGGACCGATTCGGTCATGGAACGTGAAGCTGATCGCGATCGCGGTCGTGCTGGCGAGCCTGTTCGCGATAGGGCTCGCGGCACCGGCGGCGCACGCCGCGCCGCCCGACCCGCCGACGATCCAGGTCGACTCCCCGACGACGATCACCGGCGGCGGGACGATCGCCGTCTCCGGCACCGCCGTCGCAGACGCCCCGATCGCCGTGTTCGTCAACAACACCGCGCGGACCGGCACGTATGCCGACAGCAACGGCGCCTGGAGCGCGACGGTCAGCG encodes:
- a CDS encoding plastocyanin/azurin family copper-binding protein is translated as MHPIRVADAAWVFAATTEPSKVPFYIAGALLACWAFGVAAAGIARPDLARSARAGRLVILTSAILAAATVTTAVITAGAPTEEHDAQTAATQTNTLRIAADPTGDSAYDRTTATVSAGQLTVRFANDSPVPHNVTIARGARVVAATSTIHDGRTTATADLPAGDYVFYCSVDGHRQAGMRGTLTAR
- a CDS encoding DapH/DapD/GlmU-related protein, yielding MFRTDPEHAPAPTQDRTVIHSRTPESRAAYAEIRRAWEILGRLNALPPGDFDAMRALLGELTGQELDPSVRVLPPFHTDGGRNLRFGRNVFVNHGCTAMDLGGIDIGDDVMIGPNVHLISSGHPLDPATRRSQITTAPVRVGRGVWIAAGAMVLQGVTIGDDAVVAAGAVVTKSVPPRTLVAGVPARAIRAL
- a CDS encoding Clp protease N-terminal domain-containing protein, with product MKLKNPLKDMRTIRALLEGAEREAQAEGEDRAGAEHLLLSALALPDGTARQAFERAGSDPDALRQAIAAVHADALRGIGIEPPDEQTLPVASRPDASGPMRTGATCQAAFQRASELSRPGHLLGAHVVLAATELTEGVTPRALRAAGVDRDALAAAAQATLDA
- a CDS encoding helix-turn-helix domain-containing protein; protein product: MPDPYRIPPPEHVDDAFAAVVALRRLADRLERATVARALADGWTWERIAQALGVSRQAAHKRHARHTPPFRSRRPS
- a CDS encoding NAD-dependent epimerase/dehydratase family protein — its product is MRLLVTGASGFVGSVVCAELLRRGHDVVANHVYGPGGWYAAEIVGRLRQPGRFAVVGPVEAVRPHQ